A part of Marinobacter psychrophilus genomic DNA contains:
- a CDS encoding sensor domain-containing diguanylate cyclase — MPSLNSESLSSFHWMANMVESVEVGLVVLDLDFRVQMWNGFMEHHSGMTASKVHNQVLFELFPDIPRAWLSSKVEAVTQLNTRAFTSWEQRPYLLRFRNTRPITGTEEFMYQNLTISPLCGPSGKVEKVCLMIYDVTDIASNKRALERANDQLAKLSMIDRLTGLLNRGTWENLLDAEFSRYRRYGSNSTLVMFDIDHFKAINDRFGHLVGDEVIRHTAATTRSHLRHSDSAGRYGGEEFGIILPETDTEGALTICKRILNAISREPVTVDSHNITYTISIGVAPLTDRPKNYMAWLEQADQAMYSAKQAGRNQIVTFS, encoded by the coding sequence ATGCCATCATTAAACTCGGAAAGCCTAAGCTCGTTCCACTGGATGGCCAACATGGTTGAGTCTGTGGAGGTTGGCCTGGTGGTGCTAGACTTGGACTTCCGTGTGCAGATGTGGAACGGCTTCATGGAGCATCACAGCGGCATGACCGCCAGTAAAGTTCACAATCAGGTGTTGTTCGAGCTGTTTCCGGACATCCCCCGCGCTTGGCTAAGCAGCAAAGTTGAAGCCGTGACCCAGTTGAACACTCGTGCATTTACGTCGTGGGAGCAGCGCCCTTATCTGCTGCGCTTTCGCAATACCCGGCCAATTACCGGCACCGAAGAATTCATGTATCAAAACCTCACCATTAGCCCGCTATGCGGCCCGTCTGGAAAAGTAGAAAAAGTGTGCCTGATGATCTACGACGTTACCGATATTGCCAGCAACAAGCGGGCACTGGAGCGCGCCAACGATCAACTTGCCAAACTCAGTATGATCGACAGACTGACGGGACTGCTTAACCGCGGCACTTGGGAAAACTTGCTGGATGCAGAATTTTCACGCTATAGACGCTACGGCAGCAATAGCACATTGGTGATGTTTGATATTGATCACTTTAAGGCCATTAACGATCGCTTCGGACACTTGGTAGGAGATGAAGTCATTCGCCACACCGCAGCAACAACCCGCAGCCACTTGCGCCATTCAGACAGCGCCGGGCGTTATGGCGGAGAAGAATTCGGTATTATCCTGCCGGAAACCGATACAGAAGGGGCTCTCACTATTTGCAAGCGCATTTTAAACGCTATTTCCCGCGAACCAGTGACGGTAGACAGCCACAACATTACCTACACCATCAGTATTGGTGTCGCACCATTAACTGATAGACCAAAAAATTATATGGCTTGGTTAGAACAGGCCGACCAGGCAATGTACTCGGCAAAACAGGCTGGGCGCAATCAGATTGTCACGTTTTCGTGA
- the prfB gene encoding peptide chain release factor 2 (programmed frameshift) produces MEINPIVMKIKELRERTEALRGYLDYDQRSERLTEVERELEMPSVWEDPERAQALGKERSDLELIVSTIDRLTSGLTDAEGLLEMAVEEDDEATVADIENDLAELDANLAKLEFRRMFSGEMDPNNAYLDIQAGSGGTEAQDWGNMLLRMYLRWAERRGFKAEIVELQEGEVAGIKSATLHIQGDYAFGWLRTETGVHRLVRKSPFDSGNRRHTSFSSVFVAPEVDDSIVIEINPADLRVDVYRASGAGGQHVNRTESAVRLTHNPTGIVVACQAGRSQHQNKDQAMKQLKAKLFEHEMQARNAEKQKLEDSKSDIGWGSQIRSYVLDDSRVKDLRTKVETSNTQSVLDGDIDKFIEASLKMAL; encoded by the exons ATGGAAATTAATCCCATTGTTATGAAGATCAAAGAACTGCGTGAGCGCACTGAAGCGCTCAGGGGGTATCTT GACTACGACCAGCGCAGCGAACGTCTGACCGAAGTAGAGCGCGAACTGGAAATGCCCAGCGTTTGGGAAGATCCCGAGCGGGCGCAAGCTCTGGGTAAAGAGCGCTCCGATCTGGAGCTGATCGTGTCCACCATTGATCGACTGACCAGCGGCCTGACCGACGCCGAAGGCCTGCTTGAGATGGCCGTTGAAGAAGACGACGAAGCCACAGTTGCCGATATCGAGAATGATCTTGCAGAGCTTGATGCAAATCTGGCAAAGCTTGAGTTCCGTCGCATGTTTTCCGGCGAAATGGACCCCAACAATGCCTATCTGGACATTCAGGCCGGCTCTGGCGGCACCGAAGCCCAAGACTGGGGAAATATGCTGTTGCGCATGTATCTGCGCTGGGCCGAGCGTCGTGGCTTTAAGGCCGAGATTGTCGAGTTGCAGGAAGGCGAAGTGGCGGGCATCAAGAGCGCTACGCTTCACATTCAAGGCGATTACGCTTTTGGCTGGTTGCGCACCGAAACCGGCGTGCATCGTTTAGTCCGCAAGTCGCCGTTTGATTCCGGTAACCGCCGCCACACCTCGTTTTCATCGGTGTTTGTGGCACCTGAGGTAGACGACAGCATTGTTATTGAAATCAATCCGGCGGATCTGCGGGTTGATGTGTATCGTGCTTCTGGTGCTGGTGGCCAGCACGTTAACCGCACCGAGTCGGCCGTGCGTCTGACCCACAACCCAACTGGCATTGTTGTAGCCTGTCAAGCCGGTCGTAGCCAGCATCAGAACAAAGATCAGGCGATGAAACAGCTGAAAGCCAAGTTGTTCGAACACGAAATGCAGGCCCGTAACGCCGAGAAACAAAAGCTGGAAGACTCCAAGTCCGACATCGGCTGGGGCAGCCAGATCCGCTCTTACGTGCTGGATGACAGCCGTGTCAAAGATTTGCGTACCAAGGTAGAAACCAGCAATACCCAGTCGGTACTTGATGGCGATATCGACAAGTTTATTGAAGCCAGCCTGAAAATGGCGCTGTGA
- the ung gene encoding uracil-DNA glycosylase, with product MAPLEGLAQQPLPGRGWSERLADEFRQPYMAFLAQFLAAEEAAGKNIYPPARQIFNALNSTPLEQVKVVILGQDPYHGPCQAHGLSFSVLPGTRTPPSLVNMFKEIRSDLGIQPSAHGCLQAWADQGVLLLNSVLTVEQGRAGAHQGMGWEEFTNSVIAAVNEQDQGVVFMLWGSYAHKKGRGIDHQKHLVLKAPHPSPLSAYRGFFGCQHFSKANRWLDERGLGAIDWALPQRPCCSPR from the coding sequence GTGGCGCCGTTAGAGGGGTTGGCGCAGCAACCGCTGCCAGGCCGCGGTTGGTCAGAACGGCTGGCAGACGAGTTTCGGCAGCCGTATATGGCGTTTTTGGCGCAGTTTTTAGCCGCGGAGGAAGCGGCGGGTAAGAACATTTACCCACCGGCGCGCCAGATATTTAACGCGCTGAACAGTACGCCGTTGGAACAGGTGAAAGTGGTTATTCTGGGGCAGGATCCCTACCACGGGCCTTGCCAGGCCCACGGTTTGAGCTTTTCGGTGTTGCCTGGTACCCGTACGCCGCCATCGCTGGTTAATATGTTTAAGGAAATTCGCAGTGACCTTGGCATACAGCCGTCAGCGCACGGGTGTCTGCAGGCCTGGGCTGACCAAGGCGTGTTGCTGTTAAACAGCGTCTTAACCGTCGAGCAGGGCCGTGCTGGTGCGCACCAAGGTATGGGCTGGGAAGAATTTACTAATTCTGTGATTGCAGCGGTCAATGAGCAGGACCAAGGGGTGGTGTTTATGCTTTGGGGCAGTTACGCCCATAAAAAGGGCCGCGGTATTGATCACCAAAAACATTTGGTGCTGAAAGCGCCGCATCCATCACCTCTGAGCGCCTATCGCGGCTTTTTTGGTTGCCAACATTTTTCCAAGGCCAATCGATGGCTGGATGAGAGGGGTCTTGGCGCTATTGACTGGGCGCTGCCCCAGCGCCCCTGCTGTTCCCCGCGTTGA
- the ygfZ gene encoding CAF17-like 4Fe-4S cluster assembly/insertion protein YgfZ yields MSDTTTYPLVDSPIAPSIANGIAEQALPENNWAELSDRLMLTVSGAGTEKFLQGQFSQNVSEITAGKSLHAAASNRKGRAYALVRMVRHDGDILMDFSRELADATEAELRKYLMLFRGTTMTRLAASKIIGIFGSELAQAVAGEQAALVNDLRQPGDTLFTGYGHLILLEPSIEGPTRYELWSTDGALPDALETNNQCSLATWQAGQIAAGVPWLTSATVGAYVPQMLNWQHLGGVHFKKGCYTGQEIIARMHFLGQLKKSLYRLAVTADAEPTVGDAISNGERNVGEVVNILQTGPQQYHLLAVIRHNAANGPLILADSGGASLQLCPLTYAVPEREQPQNVADT; encoded by the coding sequence ATGAGTGACACCACCACCTACCCGTTAGTTGACAGCCCAATTGCACCCTCCATTGCGAATGGGATAGCAGAACAAGCACTGCCAGAAAACAACTGGGCAGAGCTGAGTGACCGGCTCATGCTGACAGTCAGCGGGGCTGGCACCGAGAAGTTTTTGCAAGGCCAGTTCAGCCAGAACGTGAGCGAAATCACCGCGGGTAAGTCCCTGCATGCAGCCGCCAGTAATCGCAAAGGCCGGGCATACGCCCTGGTGCGTATGGTGCGCCACGATGGCGACATTCTGATGGACTTTAGCCGCGAACTGGCGGATGCCACTGAGGCCGAGCTGCGCAAATATTTGATGCTGTTTCGCGGTACCACCATGACTCGCCTTGCTGCCAGCAAAATCATCGGCATCTTTGGCAGTGAACTGGCGCAGGCGGTGGCTGGTGAACAGGCCGCGCTCGTCAACGATCTGCGGCAACCCGGAGACACCCTGTTCACTGGGTACGGCCATCTGATTTTGCTGGAGCCCTCCATCGAAGGCCCCACACGCTATGAGCTCTGGTCAACAGATGGCGCCTTACCCGATGCACTAGAAACCAACAATCAATGCAGCCTGGCTACTTGGCAAGCCGGACAAATTGCCGCCGGGGTACCATGGCTGACCAGCGCAACCGTTGGCGCCTACGTTCCACAGATGCTGAACTGGCAACATTTGGGAGGCGTCCACTTCAAAAAAGGCTGCTACACCGGCCAGGAAATTATTGCGCGCATGCACTTTCTCGGGCAGCTGAAAAAAAGCCTTTACCGGCTGGCCGTTACCGCCGATGCAGAACCGACCGTCGGCGACGCTATCAGCAATGGCGAACGCAACGTGGGCGAAGTGGTCAATATCTTGCAGACCGGGCCGCAGCAGTATCATTTACTGGCGGTCATTCGCCATAACGCCGCAAACGGCCCGCTGATACTAGCCGATAGCGGCGGCGCCAGCCTGCAACTGTGCCCGCTGACGTACGCCGTGCCGGAACGTGAACAACCACAAAATGTGGCAGATACATAA
- the sbcB gene encoding exodeoxyribonuclease I has translation MPATTGRWQYFLSEPAPYYLQELAVLIPTFYWHDYETFGVDPLHDRPCQFAGVRTDSELNIIEEPLVIFCRPADDYLPAPEACLITGITPQQATQEGYPEAEFITMINSTFSQPGTCVVGYNSLRFDDEVTRNTLYRNLLDPYGREWQNGNSRWDLIDVVRLAHTLRPDGIEWPLKPDGSPSFRLEDLARANGLEHGQAHDAMSDVTATLALARLIKERQPRLFEFALANKSKQAARKMLDTSTRKPVFHVSGKYPASQGSCALIAPVAEHASNKNQVIVYDLRENPDELINASVEQIRERVFTAQSALPEGVRRFPLKAIQLNKCPVLAPATMLAGLSPERLQQLNLDGEQMRRHLAILRQAGPDFGQRVAAAFERDHDNKLTDPDEQIYAGGFFSPSDRSQMDRALAITPQQLAESEFQFTDQRLAEMLFRYRARNYPDTLSADEMERWEQFREQRLTQPAKGWLSLAEYGAELQRLMAKPDVTRQQLHILEELHLYGEAISPYL, from the coding sequence ATGCCGGCTACAACCGGGCGTTGGCAGTATTTTCTGTCAGAACCAGCGCCGTATTATTTGCAGGAGCTTGCGGTTTTGATCCCCACATTTTACTGGCACGATTACGAAACCTTCGGTGTTGACCCATTGCACGACAGGCCCTGTCAGTTCGCAGGTGTGCGGACTGATAGCGAGCTCAATATTATTGAAGAGCCTTTGGTGATCTTCTGCAGGCCCGCTGATGATTATCTGCCGGCCCCTGAAGCCTGTCTGATTACCGGGATAACGCCGCAGCAAGCCACGCAGGAAGGCTATCCCGAGGCCGAATTTATTACCATGATCAACAGCACCTTCAGTCAGCCAGGCACCTGCGTGGTCGGCTATAACAGTTTGCGCTTTGATGATGAAGTAACCCGCAATACCCTGTATCGCAACCTGCTCGACCCCTACGGCCGGGAATGGCAAAATGGTAATTCGCGGTGGGACCTGATTGATGTGGTGCGCTTGGCACATACGCTGCGCCCAGACGGCATAGAATGGCCGCTAAAGCCCGATGGTAGCCCGAGCTTTCGCCTAGAGGATTTGGCCCGAGCCAATGGCCTTGAACATGGCCAAGCCCACGATGCCATGTCTGATGTAACTGCGACGCTTGCGCTGGCGCGACTGATCAAGGAGCGTCAACCCCGATTGTTTGAATTTGCGCTGGCCAACAAATCCAAGCAGGCGGCCCGTAAAATGCTGGATACCTCCACACGAAAGCCGGTTTTTCACGTGTCCGGAAAGTACCCGGCCAGCCAGGGCAGTTGCGCGCTGATAGCGCCAGTTGCCGAACACGCCAGCAACAAAAACCAAGTGATTGTTTATGACTTGCGTGAAAATCCTGATGAACTGATTAACGCCAGCGTTGAGCAGATTCGCGAGCGGGTTTTTACCGCTCAATCCGCGTTACCGGAAGGTGTTCGCCGATTCCCGCTAAAGGCAATTCAGCTGAATAAGTGCCCGGTATTGGCGCCGGCGACTATGCTGGCAGGGCTCTCGCCGGAACGTTTGCAGCAGCTGAACCTGGATGGTGAGCAAATGCGTCGCCATCTGGCCATTCTGCGTCAGGCAGGGCCAGATTTTGGGCAGCGTGTGGCTGCTGCCTTCGAACGTGATCACGATAACAAGCTGACGGATCCAGACGAGCAGATATACGCTGGCGGCTTTTTCAGTCCGAGTGACCGTTCGCAAATGGATCGGGCGCTGGCCATAACGCCGCAGCAGCTTGCGGAAAGCGAATTCCAGTTTACCGACCAACGCTTGGCCGAAATGCTATTTCGTTATCGTGCTCGCAATTACCCGGATACCTTGAGCGCTGATGAAATGGAGCGTTGGGAGCAGTTTCGCGAGCAAAGATTGACCCAGCCAGCGAAAGGTTGGTTGTCGCTTGCCGAATATGGCGCGGAACTCCAGCGCCTGATGGCTAAGCCAGATGTAACTCGGCAACAGCTGCACATTCTCGAAGAATTGCACCTGTATGGTGAAGCTATTTCCCCTTATTTGTAG
- a CDS encoding HDOD domain-containing protein, with translation MSNIAETIKNDLITAINRDKLVLPTLPEAALKVRDIAQSEDSAITDLVKVISNDTALSARLIRVCNSPLFRGNRPIENLSMAVNRLGMTYTSSLAMGLAMEQMFQATSDMIDKRMRATWQASIEVAGICHVLTQNYTRLRPEQATLAGMVHLIGMLPILRYIEDNDIKISGIVLDEIITELHPQIGATILKRWDFPADLQDVPLLYNQFDRSPAKADYSDLVMIANLQRVAGTDHPWAQMDWTTISAFERLGLDPAGSDDENLDAQMAAAMAMLQ, from the coding sequence ATGTCGAACATCGCTGAAACGATCAAAAACGACCTGATTACCGCCATCAACCGCGACAAGCTGGTGCTGCCCACACTGCCCGAGGCTGCGCTTAAAGTTCGTGATATCGCACAGTCTGAGGACTCGGCAATCACAGACCTGGTCAAGGTGATCAGCAACGATACAGCGTTGTCTGCGCGTCTTATTCGCGTTTGTAATAGCCCATTGTTCCGCGGTAATCGCCCAATCGAGAACCTCAGTATGGCGGTTAACCGTCTGGGCATGACTTACACCAGCAGCCTGGCCATGGGTCTGGCCATGGAGCAAATGTTTCAGGCCACCTCGGACATGATCGACAAACGCATGCGCGCGACATGGCAGGCCAGCATAGAGGTCGCTGGCATTTGTCACGTTCTGACCCAGAATTACACGCGTCTTAGGCCCGAACAGGCTACCTTGGCGGGCATGGTGCACTTGATTGGTATGCTGCCGATACTGCGCTATATTGAAGACAATGACATCAAAATCAGCGGTATTGTGCTGGATGAAATCATCACTGAACTGCACCCGCAGATTGGTGCCACTATCCTCAAGCGCTGGGATTTTCCCGCCGACCTGCAGGATGTTCCGTTACTTTATAACCAGTTCGACCGCAGCCCTGCCAAGGCCGATTACAGCGATCTGGTGATGATAGCCAATCTGCAGAGAGTTGCCGGAACCGATCACCCCTGGGCTCAGATGGACTGGACCACCATTAGCGCGTTCGAACGGCTTGGGCTTGATCCTGCAGGCAGTGACGATGAGAACCTGGACGCCCAGATGGCGGCCGCCATGGCAATGCTGCAGTAA
- a CDS encoding tetratricopeptide repeat protein — translation MHAQSEARHNPDHQTETARLLLLANETYGRSNQSDTAYAQRVAARIECREQLQSLLMRAPENAQAQGLMGRVEMDDGNLQKARNLFDNSLKLQPNQAQQYINLGYWALRVERPAQAEQYFSQALQHERQSASAFGGIAHAKRLQNQFDVAYLHYRSLIRSGHANTRVYSAMLECASHLSVHNADPLLRADAITLLNQSHLAHQKIGRFVCEILRQHYSPDTSGTMDELAVAASDELLLLALNQIILPDPAVESLITSLRHQLVQHIARNGELEDDLQQLALGLGCYAERTGYALATQDDEQQLAATININLRAQFNQGDGPAALAGSVIISALYGALFHQDFAAALGHWNLVDWPLAMQPLMAASYYDRAWEEAVKQNFAEKAGELHLDRDDTPQAWPAWAELNNNTETSLRALMANELSLPVEQLPATLRLMVCGCQSGQRALELARYLSDVEVIAVDESLANVARGSAMAEATNIDNIVFWPWSLAQRFIADGHQVHWVEIGRLPSPAMADLSLANLVDQVTASGAVIHLHTDMAEQTRGDKQIRRLISEHNLEPRRNTLQKLRHMVLNNRSGDVWQSLLQDENFYSLGGCHDRWFRPQSEQQLKSVLAMVSNEVQWKLVKARDEDGHSLATGPVQQQIREEALGSHVQSLLGQQLSVYFQRRR, via the coding sequence ATGCACGCACAGTCCGAAGCCCGTCACAATCCCGATCACCAAACCGAAACAGCCCGGCTGCTACTGCTGGCCAATGAGACTTATGGCCGCTCTAACCAAAGCGACACGGCCTACGCTCAGCGCGTGGCCGCGCGTATCGAATGCCGCGAACAGCTGCAAAGCCTGTTAATGCGAGCACCCGAAAATGCTCAGGCGCAAGGTTTGATGGGCAGAGTGGAGATGGACGATGGCAACCTGCAAAAAGCCCGCAACTTGTTCGACAACAGCCTGAAACTGCAGCCCAACCAAGCACAGCAATACATTAACCTGGGTTACTGGGCGCTGAGAGTTGAGCGCCCGGCTCAGGCCGAGCAGTATTTTTCCCAAGCGTTGCAGCACGAGCGGCAATCTGCTTCCGCATTTGGTGGCATAGCCCATGCAAAACGGCTTCAAAATCAATTTGATGTTGCCTATCTACATTACCGCTCGCTGATCCGCAGCGGCCACGCCAACACGAGGGTTTACAGTGCAATGCTGGAGTGTGCCAGCCACCTTAGCGTTCATAACGCTGATCCGCTGCTGCGTGCAGACGCCATAACCTTGCTCAACCAGAGCCACTTGGCGCACCAGAAAATCGGACGCTTTGTGTGCGAGATTCTACGCCAGCACTATTCACCAGACACATCCGGCACTATGGATGAACTGGCCGTTGCAGCCAGCGACGAGCTCCTGCTTCTGGCGCTGAATCAGATTATCCTGCCGGATCCGGCTGTGGAATCACTGATTACGTCATTGAGGCACCAGCTGGTACAGCACATTGCCCGCAACGGCGAGCTAGAGGACGACCTGCAACAGCTCGCGCTCGGGCTAGGTTGCTACGCGGAACGAACCGGTTACGCGCTGGCCACCCAAGATGATGAACAGCAATTGGCAGCGACCATAAACATCAACCTGCGAGCACAATTCAATCAGGGAGACGGCCCGGCGGCTCTGGCTGGATCGGTCATTATCAGCGCGCTTTATGGCGCTCTGTTCCACCAGGATTTTGCCGCCGCGCTGGGCCACTGGAATCTGGTGGATTGGCCGCTGGCAATGCAACCACTGATGGCAGCAAGTTATTACGACCGTGCGTGGGAAGAGGCCGTGAAACAGAATTTTGCAGAGAAAGCGGGGGAACTGCACCTGGATCGCGACGACACGCCCCAGGCCTGGCCGGCATGGGCAGAGCTCAACAACAACACTGAAACCAGCCTCCGAGCGCTGATGGCTAACGAATTAAGCCTGCCGGTCGAGCAGCTGCCAGCTACATTGCGGTTGATGGTGTGCGGCTGCCAGAGCGGCCAGCGAGCGTTAGAATTGGCGCGTTATTTAAGCGATGTGGAAGTCATCGCGGTGGACGAATCTCTGGCAAATGTAGCCCGCGGAAGCGCCATGGCCGAGGCGACAAATATTGATAATATTGTGTTCTGGCCATGGTCATTGGCGCAACGCTTCATTGCCGACGGCCACCAGGTGCACTGGGTTGAAATAGGCCGTTTGCCCTCTCCAGCAATGGCCGACCTATCGCTGGCAAACTTGGTAGACCAAGTTACCGCCTCTGGCGCAGTCATCCATCTGCACACCGATATGGCCGAGCAAACTCGTGGTGACAAGCAGATACGCCGGCTTATCAGCGAGCACAATTTGGAGCCCCGCCGTAATACGTTGCAAAAACTGCGGCACATGGTACTTAATAATCGCTCAGGTGACGTATGGCAGAGCCTGCTGCAAGATGAAAATTTCTACAGCCTAGGCGGTTGTCACGACCGCTGGTTCCGGCCACAGAGCGAGCAGCAACTGAAATCTGTGCTGGCCATGGTCAGTAACGAAGTGCAGTGGAAGCTAGTCAAAGCCCGCGACGAAGACGGTCACAGCCTGGCCACCGGCCCGGTGCAGCAGCAAATTCGCGAGGAAGCTTTAGGCAGCCACGTTCAAAGTCTGCTGGGCCAACAACTGAGTGTGTATTTTCAGCGTCGGCGCTGA
- a CDS encoding response regulator, with the protein MLPDILICDDSEMARKQMARALPTALRHQVSFCRNGSEALVRIRHSVPDMLFLDLNMPDLDGYEVLEHLRSEQIELLTIVVSGDIQPQAKARVFSLGAVAFLNKPTAPEKVAKLLAQYGIYCEPEESSSSGSQPETNTPSHPASINSDSQLLLNDYLREIANVAMGRSSDLLARLLGIFVHQPIPKVAFIASSELHMTIAAADDEAHYSAVCQGFTGAGVAGEAMLLFADSSFREMAEMLHYDNLDGPAVNVEVLMDMSSILFGAFLKGIGDQMDLRLGLSHPTVLGQHRQINELLDHHRNHEQQLLCIEIAYAIENRNIQCDMLVLFTEDSLPFLQQRLQYLAE; encoded by the coding sequence ATGTTACCTGACATACTGATTTGCGACGATTCCGAGATGGCTCGCAAACAGATGGCCCGAGCTCTGCCAACCGCACTACGACACCAAGTCAGCTTCTGCCGCAATGGTAGTGAAGCACTTGTCCGCATACGCCACAGCGTGCCAGACATGTTGTTTCTGGACTTGAATATGCCCGACCTGGACGGCTATGAGGTACTTGAGCACCTTCGCAGCGAACAGATCGAGTTACTAACCATCGTGGTGTCTGGTGATATTCAGCCCCAGGCAAAAGCCCGGGTTTTTAGTTTGGGGGCCGTGGCTTTTCTTAATAAGCCGACAGCTCCAGAAAAGGTTGCCAAGCTTCTTGCCCAATACGGCATTTACTGTGAGCCAGAGGAATCGTCATCTTCAGGCTCACAGCCGGAAACCAACACCCCGAGCCACCCTGCAAGCATCAACTCTGACTCGCAATTATTGCTGAATGACTACCTGCGAGAGATTGCCAACGTCGCCATGGGGCGCTCATCAGACCTGTTGGCACGTTTACTGGGTATTTTCGTACACCAGCCAATACCGAAAGTGGCTTTTATTGCCAGTTCCGAACTGCACATGACCATCGCCGCGGCGGATGATGAAGCGCATTATTCGGCAGTATGCCAAGGCTTTACAGGAGCCGGAGTTGCCGGCGAAGCTATGTTGCTGTTCGCAGACAGCAGTTTTCGCGAAATGGCAGAAATGTTGCACTACGACAATTTGGACGGCCCAGCGGTCAATGTTGAAGTCTTAATGGACATGTCCAGCATTTTATTCGGCGCATTTTTGAAAGGCATTGGCGATCAGATGGATTTACGGCTGGGTCTTAGCCACCCAACGGTCCTGGGCCAGCACCGACAGATTAACGAACTGCTGGACCACCATCGTAATCATGAGCAGCAACTGTTGTGCATTGAAATCGCTTACGCCATTGAAAACCGTAATATCCAATGTGACATGCTAGTGCTGTTTACCGAAGATTCGCTGCCATTTCTGCAGCAACGTTTACAGTACTTAGCGGAGTAA
- the lysS gene encoding lysine--tRNA ligase: MTEQMHNAQPDDNKLIAERRAKLADIREQGNAFPNDFRRDSTAAELLEKYADYSKQQLEDMAIPVAIAGRMMLDRKAFKVVQDVTGRIQVYATKDVQKATKHWDLGDIIGVRGILARSGKGDLYVIMDDYRLLTKSLRPLPEKHKGLTDTESRYRHRYVDLMVNEDSRRVFLARSKIITAMRQFFADRDFMEVETPMLQVIPGGATARPFMTHHNALGIDMYLRIAPELYLKRLVVGGFERVFEINRNFRNEGLSTRHNPEFTMVEFYQAYADYNDLMDMTEDMLRSIAEQVLGSSLVVNTAVDVDGNETRIEYDFGKTFDRLTVVDAIVRYNENVSSEQLADETFARQMAKDLGVKIKDSWGLGKVHIEIFEETAEHRLMQPTFITEYPKEVSPLARCKDSNPFVTERFEFFVGGREIANGFSELNDAEDQAERFRAQVAEKDAGDDEAMFYDEDYVMALEYGMPPTAGEGIGIDRLAMLLTNSASIRDVILFPAMRPEHKADSKKSEG; this comes from the coding sequence ATGACTGAACAGATGCACAATGCCCAGCCCGATGACAACAAGCTGATTGCCGAGCGCCGCGCTAAACTGGCGGATATTCGCGAGCAGGGCAATGCGTTTCCCAACGATTTCCGCCGCGACAGTACCGCTGCCGAACTGCTGGAAAAGTACGCGGACTATAGCAAGCAGCAGTTGGAAGACATGGCGATCCCGGTGGCCATAGCCGGCCGCATGATGCTGGATCGCAAGGCGTTCAAGGTGGTTCAGGACGTGACTGGCCGAATTCAGGTGTACGCCACAAAAGATGTGCAAAAGGCGACAAAGCACTGGGATTTAGGAGACATTATCGGGGTTCGCGGAATATTGGCGCGCTCGGGCAAGGGTGATCTTTACGTCATCATGGACGATTACCGGCTGCTGACAAAATCTCTGCGACCGCTGCCGGAAAAGCACAAAGGCCTGACCGATACCGAGTCCCGCTATCGCCATCGCTATGTAGATTTGATGGTCAACGAAGACAGTCGCCGGGTGTTTCTGGCACGCTCGAAAATCATTACCGCCATGCGCCAGTTTTTCGCTGATCGTGACTTCATGGAAGTTGAGACGCCCATGTTGCAGGTGATCCCCGGCGGCGCCACAGCGCGGCCGTTTATGACACACCACAACGCTCTGGGCATTGACATGTACTTGCGCATCGCGCCGGAACTGTATCTAAAACGCCTTGTCGTAGGCGGTTTCGAGCGGGTGTTTGAAATTAACCGTAACTTCCGCAACGAAGGGCTTTCTACCCGTCACAACCCGGAATTTACCATGGTCGAGTTCTACCAGGCTTACGCCGACTACAACGACCTGATGGATATGACCGAAGACATGCTGCGCAGCATCGCTGAGCAGGTTTTGGGCTCCAGCCTAGTCGTCAATACGGCGGTTGACGTGGACGGTAACGAAACCCGTATCGAGTACGACTTTGGCAAAACGTTTGATCGGCTGACCGTCGTTGACGCTATTGTGCGCTATAACGAAAACGTCAGCTCCGAACAACTGGCGGACGAAACCTTTGCGCGGCAGATGGCGAAAGACCTGGGCGTTAAAATAAAAGACAGCTGGGGCCTTGGCAAAGTGCATATCGAGATTTTCGAGGAAACCGCCGAGCACCGCCTGATGCAGCCCACGTTCATTACCGAATACCCGAAAGAAGTGTCACCGCTGGCCCGCTGCAAAGACAGCAATCCGTTTGTCACCGAGCGCTTCGAGTTCTTTGTCGGCGGCCGTGAAATTGCCAACGGCTTCTCCGAGTTGAATGACGCTGAAGACCAGGCCGAGCGTTTCCGCGCCCAAGTGGCGGAAAAAGATGCCGGCGATGACGAAGCCATGTTCTACGATGAAGACTATGTGATGGCGCTGGAATACGGCATGCCGCCCACCGCGGGCGAAGGCATTGGTATCGACCGTCTGGCTATGCTGCTCACCAACTCCGCATCTATCCGCGACGTTATCCTGTTTCCGGCCATGCGCCCGGAACATAAAGCGGATAGCAAAAAGAGCGAAGGCTAG